Proteins from one Patescibacteria group bacterium genomic window:
- a CDS encoding NUDIX domain-containing protein — protein MINENIMLQVGVKILLKNKENKYLLLRRSLEKYPETKNTGRWDIVGGRIESGITLLENLKREIKEETGLEFTDSPKFIGAQDILIVPGHHIVRLSYTGNIDGEVRIDEDHDMYRWFSKEELINLEDINIYFKELLDSKAFLL, from the coding sequence ATGATAAATGAAAATATAATGCTACAAGTTGGGGTAAAAATTTTATTAAAAAATAAAGAGAATAAATATTTATTACTTCGTCGATCACTAGAAAAATATCCAGAAACAAAAAATACTGGAAGATGGGATATTGTTGGCGGAAGAATTGAATCTGGGATTACACTTTTGGAAAATTTAAAGCGTGAAATAAAAGAAGAAACAGGACTAGAATTTACTGATAGTCCAAAATTTATAGGAGCTCAAGATATTCTTATAGTTCCAGGTCATCATATTGTACGCCTTAGCTATACAGGAAATATTGATGGGGAAGTAAGAATAGATGAAGACCATGATATGTATAGATGGTTTAGTAAAGAAGAATTGATAAATTTAGAAGATATAAATATCTATTTTAAGGAATTATTGGATAGTAAAGCCTTTTTATTGTAA
- a CDS encoding GNAT family N-acetyltransferase, with amino-acid sequence MNLEKEQNFEKRENLNISTETITSDELLNIIYQNESLPQDERFLDSKKGGVFKYFRVSELSENKENKYYSIIKINDIVVGLCELEKNPYRENIYWIKFLSIDPEYQGMGYASKLTEEVFKFAKKNCFGLESSSYSTDGEEKLKPLFQKLSKETEVDFIDTDKKLYNKSK; translated from the coding sequence ATGAATTTAGAAAAAGAACAAAATTTTGAAAAAAGAGAAAATTTGAATATTAGTACAGAAACAATTACTAGTGACGAGCTTTTAAATATTATTTATCAAAATGAATCTTTACCGCAAGATGAGCGTTTTTTGGATTCTAAAAAAGGTGGGGTTTTTAAGTATTTCCGTGTTTCTGAATTATCAGAAAACAAAGAAAATAAGTATTATTCAATTATTAAGATAAATGATATAGTTGTTGGATTGTGTGAGTTGGAAAAGAATCCTTATCGGGAAAATATATATTGGATAAAATTTTTGTCTATTGATCCAGAATATCAAGGTATGGGATATGCTAGCAAATTGACAGAGGAAGTTTTCAAATTTGCAAAGAAAAACTGTTTTGGACTTGAGTCATCATCTTATTCTACTGATGGTGAAGAAAAATTAAAACCACTATTTCAAAAATTATCCAAAGAGACTGAAGTTGATTTTATAGATACAGATAAAAAATTATATAATAAGTCAAAATGA
- a CDS encoding NUDIX domain-containing protein: MSEQDILDIVNEYDEVIGSDTRDNVHNNGLLHREIVVWIFNDNGEIAMQKRSKGKIFFPGLWSASTSGHVDFGDSYISTAIRELEEETSIKAREEDLIFIDKIYISYIFSNEARIYKNNIFTSVYAYKFKNNIDKLRIEKGEAEEFKWFKIDELLNSDEEERNKNFVPTIYNNQIQNILKKAKELFIEN; this comes from the coding sequence ATGTCAGAACAAGATATATTAGACATTGTAAATGAATATGATGAAGTAATAGGTAGTGATACAAGGGATAATGTACACAATAATGGATTATTGCATAGAGAAATTGTTGTATGGATTTTTAATGATAATGGAGAAATAGCTATGCAAAAAAGATCAAAAGGAAAAATATTTTTTCCTGGACTTTGGTCAGCATCAACTTCTGGGCATGTTGATTTTGGAGATTCTTATATATCTACTGCAATAAGAGAATTAGAGGAAGAAACTAGTATAAAAGCCAGAGAAGAAGATCTAATTTTTATAGATAAAATATATATATCATATATTTTTTCAAATGAAGCTAGAATATATAAAAACAATATATTTACAAGTGTCTATGCTTATAAATTTAAAAATAATATTGATAAATTGAGAATTGAAAAAGGAGAGGCCGAAGAATTTAAGTGGTTTAAAATTGATGAATTATTGAATTCGGACGAGGAAGAAAGGAATAAAAATTTTGTTCCTACAATATATAATAATCAAATACAAAATATTTTAAAAAAAGCAAAAGAATTATTTATAGAAAATTAA
- a CDS encoding NUDIX domain-containing protein, translating into MAYYNKIGLLVLSKNEDSFLVCEPGEKYEDKSVVQYLMPGGQFEKESDIKCLQREIKEELNCEIDIGSIKFINEYTDIAATPGKDVMIKLYIGKLVGEPVAHSEIGSLHWISKNDINNEKVSPIIRNKIIPDLINKNILK; encoded by the coding sequence ATGGCATATTATAATAAAATTGGATTATTGGTACTGAGTAAAAATGAGGATAGTTTTTTGGTTTGTGAACCAGGTGAAAAATATGAAGATAAAAGTGTTGTACAATATTTGATGCCTGGCGGACAATTTGAGAAAGAGTCAGATATCAAATGTTTGCAAAGAGAAATAAAAGAAGAATTAAATTGTGAAATAGATATTGGTAGTATAAAATTTATAAATGAATATACTGACATAGCTGCTACACCAGGAAAAGACGTCATGATAAAATTGTATATAGGAAAATTAGTAGGTGAGCCAGTTGCACACTCAGAAATAGGATCTTTGCATTGGATTTCCAAAAACGATATCAATAATGAAAAAGTATCCCCAATAATTAGAAACAAAATAATACCAGATTTAATTAATAAAAATATTTTGAAATAA
- a CDS encoding NUDIX domain-containing protein, whose product MSEKIIIVDENDNEIGSKNRNFVMKDDIYRVSALWITNSNGDILLAQRALTKSHDPGKWGPAVAGTVDEGESYEENIIKEAEEEIGLKNIKSCIGPKKRMRGDHNYFDQWYFLKIDKSEEEFVLQKSEVESIKWFTKEELKHELETNPDKFLKSIKDLFDEFCP is encoded by the coding sequence ATGAGTGAAAAAATAATAATTGTTGATGAAAACGATAATGAAATTGGATCAAAGAATAGAAATTTTGTTATGAAAGATGATATTTATCGCGTTTCAGCTTTGTGGATTACAAATAGTAATGGCGATATTTTACTTGCTCAACGTGCCCTTACAAAATCTCATGATCCAGGAAAATGGGGACCAGCAGTAGCAGGAACAGTTGATGAGGGAGAAAGTTATGAAGAAAATATTATAAAAGAGGCGGAGGAAGAAATTGGACTAAAAAATATTAAGTCATGTATTGGTCCAAAGAAGAGAATGAGAGGAGATCATAATTATTTTGATCAATGGTATTTCTTGAAAATTGATAAATCAGAGGAAGAATTTGTATTACAAAAGAGTGAGGTTGAAAGTATAAAGTGGTTTACAAAAGAAGAATTGAAACATGAATTAGAAACAAACCCCGATAAATTTTTAAAAAGTATAAAAGATTTATTTGATGAGTTTTGTCCTTAA
- a CDS encoding NUDIX hydrolase: protein MQWKKIDEKLIKDGWRKVTLKKFILPNGKEQDFEIFKEGQSVCVLALTKENKVLLAKQFRPGPEKEFLELPGGGMEIGKETKEQAIARELLEETGYVGNIKFVASGPNDAYSSRVRHCFVATDCYKKQEPKSDDLEFIEIVEMTIPDFRKYLKTGQSTDLQAAYLGLDFLNLL from the coding sequence ATGCAGTGGAAAAAAATAGATGAAAAATTGATAAAAGATGGTTGGAGAAAAGTAACTCTCAAAAAATTTATTTTGCCAAATGGAAAAGAACAAGATTTTGAAATTTTCAAAGAAGGTCAAAGTGTTTGCGTATTGGCTCTTACAAAAGAAAACAAAGTGCTTCTAGCAAAACAATTTAGACCTGGCCCTGAAAAAGAATTTTTGGAACTTCCTGGTGGAGGTATGGAGATTGGTAAGGAAACCAAAGAACAAGCAATTGCGAGAGAATTGTTAGAAGAAACTGGTTATGTTGGTAATATAAAATTTGTAGCATCAGGTCCAAATGATGCCTATTCATCAAGAGTAAGACATTGTTTTGTAGCTACAGATTGTTATAAGAAGCAAGAACCAAAATCAGATGATTTGGAATTTATAGAAATAGTTGAAATGACAATTCCTGATTTTAGAAAATATTTAAAAACTGGACAGTCAACTGATTTACAAGCTGCTTATTTAGGTTTGGATTTTTTAAATTTATTGTAA
- a CDS encoding GDSL-type esterase/lipase family protein, with product MNICIYGASITWGASDSQCGGWAERLKSYCIENHDDINVYNLGIPGNTTKDLLKRFESEAKIRKSDFAIFAIGTNDSSYIKSKDNPLVSLKEFNKNFLRLIKIAKKMKNKVVFVGLTRVDESKTMPVYWDDRVYYDNENIEKYDTEIKNICSENKFDYVEMKNIVSLNDLDDGIHPNSQGHEKMFEEVFKIMKKYL from the coding sequence ATGAATATTTGTATATATGGCGCAAGTATTACTTGGGGAGCAAGTGATTCACAATGTGGTGGTTGGGCTGAGCGACTAAAATCTTATTGTATAGAAAATCATGATGATATAAATGTTTACAATCTTGGAATTCCAGGAAACACAACAAAAGATTTGCTAAAGAGATTTGAATCTGAAGCAAAAATAAGAAAATCAGATTTTGCTATATTTGCTATTGGAACAAATGATTCTAGCTATATAAAAAGCAAAGACAATCCACTTGTAAGCTTAAAAGAATTCAATAAAAATTTTTTGCGTCTTATAAAAATTGCAAAGAAAATGAAAAACAAAGTTGTCTTTGTAGGTCTTACGCGTGTTGATGAGTCAAAAACAATGCCTGTGTATTGGGATGATAGAGTGTATTATGATAATGAAAATATAGAAAAATATGACACAGAAATAAAAAACATTTGTAGTGAAAATAAATTTGATTATGTAGAAATGAAAAATATTGTAAGTTTAAATGATTTAGATGATGGAATTCATCCAAACTCACAGGGGCATGAAAAAATGTTTGAAGAAGTTTTTAAAATTATGAAAAAATATTTGTAA
- a CDS encoding DUF4406 domain-containing protein: protein MKIVFIAGPLTTGWDKKDKNFVLYNIKKAESFQKALASHNIGFYCPHIHTSSRWDDDISNDEFYKTMNKRFLTDVSDSVLAMPGWEESRGAKDEVDYAIENNIPIFYPKFPDDINDIIVWAKEK from the coding sequence ATGAAAATTGTATTTATTGCTGGCCCACTAACTACTGGTTGGGACAAAAAAGATAAAAATTTTGTTCTATATAATATAAAAAAAGCAGAATCTTTTCAAAAAGCATTAGCATCTCACAATATAGGTTTTTATTGTCCACATATTCATACTTCATCTCGTTGGGATGATGATATATCAAATGATGAATTCTATAAAACTATGAACAAAAGATTTCTAACAGATGTTAGTGATTCAGTTTTGGCTATGCCAGGATGGGAGGAATCCCGTGGTGCAAAAGATGAAGTTGATTATGCAATAGAAAATAATATTCCTATTTTTTATCCAAAATTTCCTGATGATATAAATGATATTATTGTTTGGGCTAAAGAAAAATAA
- the secA gene encoding preprotein translocase subunit SecA, with the protein MFMGLLSKIIGDPNKKYLDSLNPIIEKINSLEDEIKKLSKEQLREKTLIFKEDLKKGNVTLEDILPEAFAMVREAAIRTLGQRHYDVQLIAGITLHKGRIAEMRTGEGKTLSSTLPLYLNALTGKAVHLVTVNDYLGKRDCVWMGQIYNYLGLTVSAIEHEASYIYNEGSKDSVSDDDGIKNIKVVEDYLKPVSRKEAYEADIVYGTNNEFGFDYLRDNMAISRDQISQRGFYYCIIDEVDSVLIDEARTPLIISSPDVQSTDQYAKFSQVVNGLIENQDYNIDEKMRSVTFTEDGQNHIAERLGRDPWSTADFDTIFHLESALKGELLFKKDKDYIVKDGEVIIVDEFTGRLMPGRRYSEGIHQAIEAKEHVKVQRESLTLATVTFQNYFRMYEKLSGMTGTAATEAEEFAKIYGLEVNIIPTNKEIKRKDLNDQIYKTEEQKFNAIVREIKQRHEKGQPVLVGTISIEKNEILGDLLKREGIPHNLLNAKQHEREAEIISQAGRAGAVTVATNMAGRGVDIILGGNPFNKEEYEKVKSYGGLLVLGTERHESRRIDNQLRGRSGRQGDPGFSQFYVSMDDDLMRIFGSDRIRSIMNTLKYPDDTPIEHKMISKSIEKAQMKVEGYNFDVRKHLVEYDDVINKQREIIYKKRKDILSLAEGEKIENYESLKDYIFEMIDSEISEVISFHTASLDGTVWNTKEIIETVKTIFPLKDEEVEKIKIFDSSKDKLSEAQIRTEIIDYISSLSRNRFEMLEERLNTALSGMGISDPVAELQKGVLLKTIDSFWIDHLDNISHLRAGIGLRGYAQNDPLVEYKRESYDLFVSLLNSIQNQVVYSIFKIGPAFDLINNPGKQNIILNNPTSNASRQFDVSDSPMAGEAQQSLEVKNKSVLKNDEVKKFGHKVGRNDDCPCGAKKEDGTPVKYKNCCGKNE; encoded by the coding sequence ATATTTATGGGCTTATTATCAAAGATAATAGGAGATCCAAATAAAAAGTATTTGGATTCTTTAAATCCTATTATAGAAAAAATAAATTCTTTAGAAGATGAAATAAAAAAATTAAGCAAAGAACAGCTTAGAGAAAAAACATTAATCTTTAAAGAAGATTTAAAAAAAGGCAATGTAACTCTAGAAGATATTCTTCCAGAAGCTTTTGCAATGGTAAGAGAAGCGGCTATAAGAACTCTTGGTCAAAGACATTATGACGTACAGCTTATAGCGGGGATTACACTTCACAAAGGTAGAATTGCTGAAATGAGAACAGGAGAAGGAAAAACTCTTTCTTCAACACTGCCATTATACTTAAATGCACTTACTGGAAAAGCAGTTCATTTGGTCACCGTAAATGATTATTTGGGAAAAAGAGATTGCGTATGGATGGGACAAATTTATAATTATTTAGGACTAACAGTTTCAGCAATAGAACATGAAGCTTCATATATTTACAATGAAGGCTCAAAAGATTCAGTTAGCGATGATGATGGTATAAAAAATATAAAAGTAGTTGAGGATTATTTGAAACCAGTATCAAGAAAAGAAGCATATGAAGCTGATATTGTTTATGGTACAAATAATGAATTTGGATTTGATTATTTGAGAGATAATATGGCTATATCTAGGGATCAAATAAGTCAAAGAGGTTTTTATTATTGTATTATTGATGAGGTTGATAGTGTGCTTATTGATGAAGCAAGAACTCCGCTTATCATAAGTTCTCCAGATGTACAGTCAACAGATCAATATGCAAAATTTTCACAAGTAGTAAATGGTTTAATAGAAAATCAAGATTATAATATTGATGAAAAAATGAGATCAGTGACATTTACAGAAGATGGGCAAAATCATATTGCTGAGAGACTTGGCAGAGATCCTTGGTCTACTGCTGACTTTGATACTATTTTTCACCTTGAATCAGCACTCAAGGGGGAATTATTATTCAAAAAAGACAAAGATTACATAGTAAAAGATGGAGAAGTTATAATAGTAGATGAGTTTACTGGGAGACTTATGCCAGGAAGAAGATATTCAGAAGGAATACATCAAGCAATAGAAGCAAAAGAACATGTAAAAGTCCAAAGAGAAAGTTTGACTCTTGCAACTGTTACATTTCAGAATTATTTTAGAATGTATGAAAAATTGTCCGGTATGACAGGAACTGCTGCAACTGAAGCAGAGGAATTTGCAAAAATTTATGGTTTGGAGGTAAACATAATTCCTACAAATAAAGAAATTAAAAGAAAAGATTTGAATGATCAGATATACAAAACAGAAGAACAAAAATTTAATGCTATTGTTCGTGAAATAAAGCAAAGACATGAAAAAGGTCAGCCAGTTTTGGTTGGTACTATATCTATTGAAAAAAATGAAATTTTGGGAGATTTACTAAAACGAGAAGGTATTCCACATAATTTGTTAAATGCAAAGCAACACGAAAGAGAAGCTGAAATAATATCTCAAGCAGGCCGTGCTGGGGCAGTTACTGTTGCTACAAATATGGCTGGTCGTGGAGTTGATATTATTTTGGGTGGAAATCCTTTCAACAAAGAAGAATATGAAAAAGTAAAATCATATGGTGGGCTTTTGGTTCTTGGTACAGAAAGACATGAATCTCGTCGTATTGATAATCAGCTTCGAGGTCGTTCTGGAAGACAAGGAGATCCTGGTTTTTCTCAATTTTATGTTTCTATGGATGATGATCTTATGAGAATTTTTGGTTCAGACAGAATTAGAAGTATTATGAATACTTTGAAATACCCAGATGACACTCCAATTGAACACAAAATGATTTCAAAATCTATAGAAAAAGCTCAAATGAAAGTAGAGGGTTATAACTTTGATGTCCGTAAGCATTTAGTAGAGTATGATGATGTTATAAATAAACAAAGAGAAATAATTTACAAAAAAAGAAAAGATATTTTGTCTTTGGCTGAGGGTGAAAAAATAGAAAATTATGAAAGTTTAAAAGATTATATATTTGAGATGATTGACTCTGAAATATCAGAAGTAATTTCATTTCATACTGCGTCTCTAGATGGAACGGTTTGGAATACAAAAGAAATTATAGAAACAGTAAAAACAATATTTCCACTCAAAGATGAGGAAGTTGAAAAAATAAAAATATTTGATTCTTCAAAAGATAAATTATCAGAAGCTCAAATTAGAACAGAAATTATAGATTATATTTCATCTCTTTCAAGAAATAGATTTGAAATGTTGGAAGAAAGATTAAATACTGCATTAAGTGGTATGGGAATATCTGATCCAGTAGCAGAACTTCAAAAAGGAGTACTTTTAAAAACAATTGATAGTTTTTGGATAGATCATTTGGATAATATTTCACATTTACGAGCAGGTATTGGTCTTCGTGGATATGCTCAAAATGATCCATTAGTAGAATATAAGCGAGAATCCTATGATTTGTTTGTATCTTTATTAAATAGTATTCAAAATCAAGTTGTTTATAGTATATTTAAAATTGGTCCAGCATTTGATCTTATAAACAATCCTGGCAAGCAAAATATAATCTTAAATAACCCTACAAGCAATGCAAGTAGGCAATTTGATGTTTCTGATAGCCCAATGGCAGGGGAAGCTCAACAGTCTCTTGAAGTAAAAAACAAATCAGTTTTGAAGAATGATGAAGTAAAGAAATTTGGTCATAAAGTTGGCAGAAATGATGATTGTCCGTGTGGAGCGAAAAAAGAAGATGGAACTCCTGTTAAATATAAAAATTGTTGTGGAAAAAATGAGTAG
- the raiA gene encoding ribosome-associated translation inhibitor RaiA, producing the protein MNIQFYAKNVELTQNLKDYVDEKIGSLDKYNFGITECKVDISKSSHHQKGDVYRFEVNITSSHKKGLIRIVVDSNNIMSAIDEAKDKLGRQITKYKK; encoded by the coding sequence ATGAATATACAATTTTATGCTAAAAATGTAGAGTTAACTCAAAATTTAAAGGATTATGTTGATGAAAAAATAGGTTCTTTGGACAAGTATAATTTTGGAATTACAGAATGCAAGGTGGATATTTCAAAAAGTAGTCATCATCAAAAAGGTGATGTATATAGATTTGAAGTAAATATAACTTCAAGTCATAAAAAAGGACTTATAAGAATTGTTGTAGATTCTAATAATATTATGTCTGCAATTGATGAAGCAAAAGATAAATTAGGAAGACAAATTACAAAATATAAAAAATAA
- the prs gene encoding ribose-phosphate diphosphokinase, which produces MRNDLKIITGTGHPDLAIRICEQLSKITDRNIELVPTILKRWPNGELYARVKENVRGCDVFIVQSMHCQLPYSTIEEIEFLIDCIRDSARRITIIASWIGYAKQDRKTISRETRAFRVVCKRLSRSGADRVLLCDVHNSATAGLFDIPVDSVYIMRILIEEMQSEIENSPNQKPILCSPDLGSAKRVQAISAITGISDVCVVQKIQKHDSKEIDIEKSKILGNVRNKDVHIFDDMIQSFKTMKIALDIIRKHNPKSITLHVVHPDFIDGTINNLVGCCADKIIITDTIPVPNNLSSKVQVLDPSLFLAKCIFKIHEDESLSEMFIQY; this is translated from the coding sequence ATGAGAAATGATTTGAAGATTATAACCGGTACTGGTCATCCAGATTTAGCTATAAGAATCTGTGAACAACTGTCTAAAATAACAGACAGAAATATAGAGCTTGTACCAACTATCTTAAAAAGATGGCCCAATGGCGAATTATATGCCAGAGTCAAAGAAAATGTCCGTGGATGTGATGTTTTTATAGTTCAATCCATGCACTGCCAATTACCGTACAGCACAATCGAGGAAATCGAATTTCTGATTGATTGTATAAGAGACTCTGCACGCAGAATTACGATTATCGCCTCCTGGATAGGATATGCAAAACAGGATCGCAAAACAATTTCAAGAGAGACAAGAGCATTCCGTGTGGTCTGTAAAAGATTATCAAGATCTGGAGCAGACAGAGTTCTACTGTGTGATGTTCACAACTCTGCGACAGCTGGACTATTTGATATACCAGTGGATTCTGTATACATCATGCGCATACTCATAGAAGAGATGCAATCTGAAATTGAAAATTCACCAAATCAAAAACCTATCCTATGTAGTCCAGATCTGGGCTCTGCAAAAAGAGTCCAAGCAATTTCTGCAATAACAGGAATCAGTGATGTATGCGTAGTACAAAAAATACAAAAACACGATTCCAAAGAAATTGATATCGAAAAAAGCAAAATTCTCGGTAATGTACGTAATAAGGATGTACATATATTTGATGACATGATTCAAAGCTTCAAGACCATGAAAATCGCTCTTGATATAATAAGAAAACATAATCCGAAAAGTATAACGCTTCATGTCGTACATCCAGACTTCATAGATGGTACCATAAATAACCTTGTTGGTTGTTGTGCGGATAAGATAATTATCACAGACACAATACCTGTTCCAAATAATCTATCTTCAAAGGTTCAAGTCTTGGATCCATCTCTCTTTTTGGCGAAATGTATATTCAAAATTCACGAAGACGAATCTCTGAGTGAAATGTTCATTCAATATTAA
- the murB gene encoding UDP-N-acetylmuramate dehydrogenase: MIITDFKNIKTNYNLAKLTTFGVGGDAKYFLQTDDIEEIQSILKFCKNENLKFKIIGGGSNLLISDDGYDGLILKIDNKNIHIDNNIFSVGAGVLLRDFVNFVIKNSYVGCDFIFGIPGTIGGAIYGNAGSFGGDISNIIKSVRFINSNSEIKELDKKECKFFYRESIFKHHDFVIFDAKFDLPKGDVNAFKKIMLERIKLRNSKQPWEYKSAGSFFKNVEINNDIRKNLENILDLSKFIDNIPAGFLIESVGLKGFCIGDAQASEKHANFLINKGDAKAKDIYNLAKIIKEKIKKEYNINLKEEVQYLGF, encoded by the coding sequence ATGATTATTACAGATTTCAAAAACATAAAAACAAATTATAATTTAGCAAAACTTACTACTTTTGGGGTAGGGGGCGATGCAAAATATTTTTTGCAAACTGATGATATAGAAGAAATTCAATCTATTCTTAAATTTTGTAAAAATGAAAATTTGAAATTCAAGATAATTGGAGGTGGAAGTAATTTGCTTATAAGTGATGATGGATATGATGGATTAATTTTAAAAATTGATAACAAAAATATACATATTGATAATAATATTTTTTCAGTTGGTGCTGGAGTTCTGTTGAGAGATTTTGTAAATTTTGTTATAAAAAATAGTTACGTTGGGTGTGATTTTATTTTTGGAATTCCAGGAACTATTGGCGGAGCTATTTATGGAAATGCAGGTAGTTTTGGTGGAGATATTTCAAATATTATAAAATCAGTAAGGTTTATAAATTCAAATAGTGAAATAAAAGAATTAGATAAAAAAGAATGTAAATTTTTCTATAGAGAAAGTATTTTTAAGCATCATGATTTTGTAATATTTGATGCAAAATTTGACTTGCCAAAAGGAGATGTAAATGCATTTAAGAAAATAATGCTAGAAAGAATAAAACTTAGAAATTCAAAACAGCCATGGGAATACAAAAGCGCTGGTTCATTTTTCAAAAATGTAGAGATAAATAATGATATTAGAAAAAATTTGGAAAATATTTTGGATTTATCAAAATTTATAGATAATATTCCTGCGGGATTTTTGATAGAGAGCGTTGGACTCAAAGGATTTTGTATTGGAGATGCTCAGGCTTCAGAAAAACATGCAAATTTTTTGATAAATAAAGGAGATGCAAAAGCAAAAGATATTTACAATTTGGCAAAAATTATAAAAGAAAAAATAAAAAAAGAATATAATATAAATTTAAAAGAAGAGGTTCAGTATTTAGGATTTTAA